tggtgGAAAGAGGGTGTGATATACCACATCTATCCAAGATCATTTCAAGATTCTAATGGCGACGGCAATGGGGATTTGAAAGGGATAACGAACCGACTTGACTACTTCGAATTCTTGGGCATTAAGATTCTGTACTTAAGTCCTATCTTCAAATCCCCCATGGTGGACAACGGATATGATGTTTCCGACTTTGAGGACATTGATCCCATGTTTGGGAATTTGAAGGACTTTGATGAGCTTTTGAGAGAGGTCCATGCAAAGGGGATGAAGCTTATCCTCGATTTTGTACCTAACCACACGTCAGACCAACATTCTTGGTTCCTGGAGAGTCGTTCCAGCAAACTAAGCCCATATCGTAACTGGTATGTGTGGCACGATCCTGCCCCAGGGGGTGGTCCCCCAAATAACTGGGTTAGTGTGTTTGGAGGAAGTGCGTGGAGTTATGATGTCGAGACTGAGCAGTACTACCTGCATCAATTTTGTCCAGAACAGCCAGATCTTAATCTGAGAAATGCAGAAGTGCGCAGAGCACTGAATGGTGTTCTTAGGTTCTGGCTTGATCGTGGTGTAGATGGCTTCAGGGTTGATGCTGTCGCTCACCTGATAGAAGATGACAAATTTAGAGATGAGCCAACAAAGCCAGAGTATGACCCTTTGCATCCAAATTATGAACACCTAGGTCATATTTACACCAAAAACTTGGACGATAATCACCACATTGTGCAAGAATGGCGAGGTCTTGTTGATGCGTACAAAGATTCATATAGAATCCTTATAGGAGAAATCTTCTCTGAGCATCCCCAAGATATTATGAGTTATTATGGCAGCATGTTTAAAAGTGAGTTTGACTTTCCTTTCAACTTTGTTCTATTTGGGTTAAGGAATCCCATTTCTGCAAGAGAAATTTTTCAGAAGATCTCCGATTATCTTGGTTCTCTTCCAAAAGGTGCTTGGCCTAATTGGGTTTTGGGGAACCATGATGTACCCAGGATATGTAGTAAGGTGGACCAAGAATATTGCTGTGCTTTAAATGTCCTCCTTCTTACACTCCCTGGAACTGCCATCACATATTATGGTGAAGAGATTGGAATGACTGATGCTCAAGTCCACTTTAAAAGCAACAAAGACTTCCGTGATCCTCAGAGGTCACCAATGCAATGGAGTGATGGAAAAAATGCTGGATTTTCCTCGGCAGTTAAGACATGGTTGCCAGTTGCAGAGAATTGTACAACCATCAATGTTGAGGCTCAGAAGGCAGACCCAGCCTCTCCTTTGCAGCTTTACAAGGAACTGATGAAGCTACGTAGTTTAAAGTGCTTTGAAGGACTCAGCTTTAAAGTTGTGCATGTAGATACTTCAGTTCTTGCTTACATAAGGTGGCAAAATAATTCCAAGTACCTTGTGATTATTAACTTTGGAAACAAGATATGGAAGGGACGGTTGGAAGGAATTGAAGGATCAGGGATTGTTAAAATAGACAGTGAGATGAAGAAAACTGGAAACAAAGTACAGTTCCAATACGTTTTCCTCAATAAAGCACAAGCTCTTGTCGTTAAAGTAGTTCACTAAACTGTACAACAAGAAGAGTGAATAAATtaacatttaataataattacggACTATTAAAATAGTTCAttgtttcaaagtaatttgaaatttattcaactaaaaaaaaatcagcgACCTTTCTACCCAAGGTCATCTTTCCCATTGATTTCCCATGTCCATTTATTAAATGAGACAAATGACTTCCACTTATTTTTGCTTTAAGTTACTGGTAACTGTTTTGCCCTGAATTAATTTCATTAACAAAACAGTCATCGTAATGATGCAACACACTTATCAGCAAGGATGCGATTATTAGAGAACTTCATCAAGAACTAAGTAGTTGGCATTATACCAACAAAAAATTCCAAGATCTTGactgtattaatttttaaactCTCATACTTTACTGTTtgtttaaattctaaaaaatgGCAATACAACTCACTCACTGAATTTGCAATAACAAGGATTCGAAATTAAAATTTGCCGTCATGTCCTAACATTCTCAAAGGAACTTCAGATGTAATCATTTTACGTTTCaacattaatttattttgcagAGGCTAAACAGAAAAGAAGCTTTGAAAAAGTTCAAAACCCTCATGAAGGGCCACTGTTTTCCTCACAAGGGAATTCTAGAATATAGGACTTGAAAATTCATGCACAAATTCTTTACAAACCTCATTCTGCAGAGTCctaaacttaaaggggctaggtcacgctattttaggtaattttgtttaattttgttaattatgagctctaaacgtcaaattggcagagcaagagtctttcattttcaaaatcacggccacataacaactgagaatgattttccagctttgtaaatgacattttaatatagactgatgtaattttgaaaaacggtgggccggcgtttttcaaatttacccaaattcaatccatttcaatcctctccagtttgtccatccttgtcccttcttggcttccctgcgttttgttagagatcttctatagttttgaacaagtattttgatattttagttaattctatgaccattcgatcagtgctgaaattgcctaaaattgtgtgacctagcccctttaactttGCTTTAATAAACATCctagaaaatgaaaaatcttAAAGGAAAATATGCACTATAGAATTAGCTTTACTCAGTTCTTTTCTTATATCACAGTTGCTTCTTTTGTTGAATCATAGTGACTTCTACTTTAAGGTTGACAGATCCTTCAATTTttgagggggggagggggtgagtGGGTGTGTTCTTAAAAAAGACAACTTCCATAAGAAAGAAAGCAGAGAAATACCCATGTGCAAACGCCAGTGTGGGGAAAGATTGCTTTTCAATGGGATTGGTCTCTTTTAAGAAACACCTCAGTCTGTAAGATTTTTTTGCAACATTAATTTAAAGTGATGGAAAAAATCTTACAGAGGTGTGTTGGTAATGAAATCCTGGAAAGTACAGTTGTTGAGAATATTCACTTGAAGGAAATTGCTGAAGCTGCCATCAAAAGTTAAATGTCCCATTCCTTTTGATATTGTTAAGTTGCCTTGAGAACAAATAGAGCATCATCTAGAACATAAAAGTCCCGATATAAGTCACCCTCGCATAAATAAGGCACCCGTGTAAATATTTCAACAGTAAATCCAGTTGGCTCAAAAACATCTTTCACCAAGCTCTCAACTTGTTCTTCCCATGTACTTCCATTCACTTGGATAAATTCGCTTGGTTTGACCATCTTTGTACCTGCAAAAAGTATCAACATGAGCGAATATGTGAAAAGCcaataatttttgcttttgtagATGAGAAATAGATACTACAAAATGTCATAAGTGCATACATGCTGTGAATGAAAGGCTGCAATCGTGGACAAAACTCATTCAGAAAGCCatacaaaaacagacaaaaagCACTTTTTCACTATTAATTTTCCTCTTGTGAATTCCACAGCAGTAACTTCTCCTGCCCCCTCCCCCTATCCAATGTTGATTTAACAAGAAGTGTTGATTTCCAGGAAACTGTTCATGACTtccagaaaacaacattgagacaCGGGAGGGGTGAGGGGGTCAAATTGCTTTCTTACTACTGAAAGCGCTTGGCAGGGTAATATTTTAAGGAGTTTTGTCCACAATTGAAGCATTTTCAAACTGTTTTTCCATTCCACTCATGACATGTGATGGGCAAATACAATAATTTGCAAAAGCTCTGATCAAAATGATAGTAAAAGAATATCTGGATAAATGTGGGCGAGGTACGTACTGTGCATGTATGAAATGAAGGTTTGGCGAGTCTTAATTAAGTGGCATGTAAAAACTTCTAGAATTCTTGTCAGAGCTTTAGCTGCATGTGTATCTCAATATATATGGGTTaatgaccaagcttgttcggtcaaggatagctggatattggccaagttctttttttgcatgtttatggaccgagatgCAGAGAGGAAGTAGAGGTCCATAAAgatgcaaaaaaagaacaaggccattatccagtcatcttgactgaacaagcttggtcaattaTAAAGGATTTactatatgggataaaacaccaaaaaatgaccTTTGATCTTGCAGGAACAAGCGAGAAATCCAGAGCGagcagtatagctccatcttgcctgctcggATAGCCAATCACAAAACAAGATTTGGTTCATCTTTCCCCCTCACGGAGCGAGTCATAATAAATGGCCATAATGCATAATGGATATTAAAGTTTCGTTTTGATGTGCTTTTATTTGCAGCTTGCATTTAACGTTGTCTTTAGTTACTAGTAATGCTACGCCAAAAATGTACCGGTAAACACTTCTGCCTATATTAATGCAGTTCGGATTTCAAAATTCACCCAAGGTGTTTCCTGAAAAGTCATTTACattgatttaaataaaataacactGCAATGTACTGTGGCTACTGTACCACAAAATGtatgttgtttgtgttttcatcAGAATGATAAGATTTTATGACCAGTTTTACAGTGAATTCTATAGCTAAATTAGAAAAGTTAACGTTATTGTATATCCTCAAACAACAGCACATTTCAGGACttgaacaaatttttttttgtttgactaacaaaaaaagaaagcaacaacCTAAGAAGAGAATGGCAAAATGAAAGCAACAATATTGTCAAAACAGCATTGGGCAGTGTATGAATGTTTAGATAGTTTTCAAATTCGAAAAACAGTTCAATAAAAGAAGCCAACAACTTGTTcgcctctccaattctcaggtctgtgagGTACatatcgtttctgagttattaaTTTGCGGAAGGTTTCAAACGATGCCGCCAAGTTGGTGGATGGTGTGTGGTCCACCCATATGGCGACCGGCAATCAACAAAAACACCTGGAGTACACTTTGCCACAAAAGCGCTTACTTTTTttgctcatgagataaaatgcaCATGATCTCGTAATGTACTTGAAACTTTCAAACTTCTGAAAATCATAGGAAGAGAAACAATTATGTTTTTCAACCAGCTCTGTGTCATGGTGTTTCAAAAGGTGACATAATTTTTGGAAATTcgaaatgctgtattttcgacaGGAAAGCTGTTACAGAactggaaaaaatatttatttctagcTCATGTTCAACCCTcgtttagataaaaattcagaagacctcgtgattttctttttgtaatttgatGATGTCACTGCGGAAAACATCTAGatgccaatttttattttgctcaaattACAATGTCAAATAATTATGTATCCTTCTCCAGTCAAGTCATGAGCGCTTTGATGAAAACTCTCAAGTGACATTAACTTTGttgattaaattaaataacaacTGCATCTCTTGATTTTAAAGACTGTTTAATGTAAAAGAAGTAAATTTCATAAGTCAGTTGAACTTTAATATTAATAGTGGACAAAATCATTGTATAATCATTGTGGCAGAAAATGCTTTATgaaagcaaatgcaaaaaaattcatCCAATCTTAAAAGACCTTTTCGTTCCAATTTGctaaattaacataaatactgTGCCTCATAAAACATGTTGCGTTATTTCCATGCTCTAGCGAATTTCTGTTTGTGATTCACAGCGCAGGAAAGTATGTGTGCACATGAATATTTCaaacattaaatttaaaataattttttgtaataTATTGGTCTGAGGAAACTTCTAAAACTTGTGGCTTGTACAGCTTCGATTGGTCACCAAGAAAAATCGGAGTACTAGTAGGAGAGTTGGGTTTAATGAGTAGCGTATCATGTAAATCTGGTGAatgttccaaggaattttgtgtttttgacaAAGTGTTCCCATTTGCCCAAACCATGTCACGCGTGCCCATCACCTGCAGCTATTTTGATTCTTTATTAATACTTTGTCTTGCAGAGAAGAGCTGCTATTTCCCAGTGGAACTTCAGACATTTGAATGGAACCCTGAAAGAGTTTCGTAAAAATTCCACCGAAATTAAAACTGACTGAAGAATAATTTGAATAGCAACAGTGGTGTCTTCCCACATGAATCTTAATTTAACGTTAAGTGATTTTACTTCATAAGACCTTCCCCGTGATTCTGATAATGCTATAGCAGAAATAGTTTCAGGTGTGACGAGAAATCACAAAACGCAAGGATTTTTCTGTCCATCAAATTGCGGGCTATTATGTTTTAGCTGGTAATGGCTAGGGACAATTTAAAAGAATTGAACTACTcgaaaagatttaaaaaattaaaaaacaagaaaactgaGATGCTGGGCAAGTTATAAAgtgaaatttggttttatcaaacgtgttgataaaggttgaattaccACTGTGAAcaatttggaaagctgacgtttcgagtgcaGTGAATAGCGGAATTGTGGGTGTGGGTGTTGCTGGTTTTCATGCAGgtgcggaggagctttgccattggtggaaatatggtaaaatgaatTCGTGAATATATTAAtagaatgagaggcgttcattgattctgTGAGGATAAAGTGTACCTaattgaaagatgaatttttgttccagatttttgcagctttctgtgttcccgtggtgtaaggataagccacaaattgtcatgttgtggtgggagtgattaggaagattaaaatggcccgcaactggttttgatgcatctgtGTTGTTTTTTCTACATCTCATAGGTGTTTGCAAAAGTGGTCcaccaatcttctccctgtttcacCTTTTGATAAAACCATTCCTGTTTCACTCcatggaaatttttttttgtctgaccAGGGAGGTTGCATGTCAGGTCAAACCTTGTCCCTGGCCTGACATTTGACAGGCTTATAACACAAAATTATTTGCAGGCTTGCATAAGAAAACAGTGCTATGAATGTTACTTTAAATCATCTGGCTACCCTACTAGTATTATTATAGTATTAAGAGAGTCACAATGGCCAAAATGATCTGATTGAGTACTAGGTAACCACACTatagaaaaaaaatgcaataattaaaTCACCTGATTCAACACATGGATTGAATGGCAGAACAACAGCTACAAGCAATCGACCAGTAATTGGCTGAAGAGTATGCTTAACATCATTGAGCAGTGTTAATGGTTTGTCGCATCTATCCAGTAAATTGAGACAGGCCACAACATCAAATTTAAAACCGACATTCATCCATTCACTTTCATCTAACAACCTGgggaaagaaaattgaaaaggaaacaataatgatcacatttTTGTTGGACAGTTCAAGCAAGATTGCAGAGCCCTCCACTTGCTCCACAGAAGACATGGAGTTGAACCACCAACCAGTTGGCTTTAATAGTTGGTTGATCATTAATCTACCAAGCAGAGGCTGTGGGTTCAACTCTCCAGGACTAAACCACACTCCAGTCCTTGTTATGACATCTTAAAGTGctcctgtgaccaaaaaattaattctcatttttctttggattttaaaactatgttaactaaacactacgTGACCAAAGTttaaagccttgatttaaaaaagacacctgtttattttaactggaattttcctatttaataaTCACCCATTACTAacttaagttcttgagagagctggatcaaggagaaaatgacatctaaggctcactagtttaagaacgcAATgagtgtgtacgccgcagaataaATACCTCTGTAGCACAGGAGTTCTgggttttcagacttttaaactcgcgttttgcgtAATCTATTATAATAAGCTGTATtcattttaagctagtgagccttttaTGTCACTTTTCCATGGATTCAACCCTCTgagatccaatcggtcagttttgaacgtgagcaaTGGCAGACCTTGAAtccaaaactcaaagtaaacggcctttggataaaaatccgatctcaaaattttgccagtcagatgttaagcattaacacactttcaaaatctgaggaAAAAAGGTTCATGACAAGTGATTTTCTTTTATCCCATCACAGGTGCACTTTTAATAAATAGACTATTAAAATCTTTGCAGATAAGGAGCATGAACCTTAGGCCAGCTGTCACACACTCTATGCACATTacgaagaattttttttggctttcctGTTATTATGGCTGAAGTTACTAGCGTTCATAATAAAGTTTTGACAATCTTCAATCTTAAAGTGCCTGACTTTCCAAAGTTCAAATAATATGTCTTTCATAAAGTATGTATCATTATAGTCTATAGTATCTTCATGTTTGTATCCTCTACAGGCTCATAACAATTCACAAATTGACCTTCTCCCAATAAAATGCCAAACTTTCTTCATTTACTTACTTAAATCCTCGATTGGTCAGCCTCCATCGCATAGTCGGTGACTGTTCAGTGACATACACTTCATCAAAGTGCTGTTTTATGACACTTGTTACTTTGCCGTCACCAGCTCCCAGGTCTAACAAACGGTTCACCTTCCATGTGTCATCCACACACATAAGTCTTTGAAATTGGGCACTGGAGAAGACAAACATTGACCCTCGATCCAAAATTCTACAAGTCAGAGAAACAATCCAAATAAGTGAGTCAGACTACTTCTTTCAAATTATATCCCCTAATTAAAGAACAAATAAACATGTAACAGAAAATTCATGAAGATGTGCTGAGTAACTGTATGGCCCTGTCCACACGCATTTGGATATTTTCTCATccgcaactttttttttccgaattaaaaaatattcctATCCACACATAGCGTAGTCAAATTGAATTTGCCCGTACACACTTATGATATCAGAAAAGTATCCAGATTCAGTCTTAGACTAGTACTCAGTTTATACCGGCCATTGGCAAAATCCGGATTGGACCGGATTGGACTGGACCAGACTGGACCCGATTAGATCTGGACTGAATCGACAAATCTCAAAccagatcaataacaaaattcccgccaaaagtagacacatgaaatccctggggcaccagttaaggttacttcccacatTCACGGGTGTCCTTCGGGCAAACGTTTGTACAtgcgttagtttcaataaaatcctaacaAGTTAtgcatcagaagaaagcttaataaatgtagacagttttttattcaagggccagctgaacaaagtacaaGTGCTGGATCTTGGAAGATCTgaccagcaaataatatttagactaaaaacaaaataattatgcatgGCTGGTTGTACAACTGTGGGTGATTTAACTCCTTGAAGAAGTAAGGCTGTGCCGTATGTAATAAtggtcaaacaaaaaaatatataattatccTCACAGCcatacaaccagccttgcataattattttgtttttactcAATTCCTCTATTTCTCTATAGAAATCTATAATTTTCAGTTACATGTACGCTATTGCATTGCCGTGACTCTGCCATATATATCCCAGGATATCTGTTTCAAGAGTACGCAGAACAAATATTGAGCgtgctatgaccatatttggacattgtcacaatagGTTGAATAATACTGTAAGTTGGTTTAGCCTCATCCTAGATGGGTGAAATCATGTCTCATTTTTCATGTTAAAATACCTCGAGTATTTTGAACCCAGGACTATTGATTTGTACAGAAACATCATTCAAGACTGTATGATAATACTTTTGGAGCATAATTTCAAGCAGaaaagttttttattttttttagcaGAATAGCCTTTTTTTGGGTACAAGAAGTGATAAGTCAACAAGAAATCACAGCCTTTGTgagcccctcccccccccacccccccaaatttttgtttttgtttttgttcaagcCAGCTGCACCCCAGTCACAGCTCTAGGTTAACAATTGATAGGACTGATGATAGTATTCATATACCTGACAAAAAGAGGATCTTAATTACAAACTTACCCATTGACAGTGGTCACTGAGAAAAAGTATTTAAAAAGTCCTCTGAAGAGGAGATGCCCAATTTGCGAAAACACTGCATCAGCTTTCTCATGGCAATTCTCTAAGAAAGCTTGTGATTCATCATCTAAGGCACTCTCTACAAACTTCTCTTGTAACCATCCTGGAAAGTCGCTGATTGTGCATTTGTACCACTGGAAATAAAGGGAGAATATACTCAACCATGGTATTATATATACAAATGTAAATAGATTATTATTACACACTGTTGCATGAAGTGATAGTGATAAGAAATAATAATTTGATAGGTGTTGGTGCGGTGACTGATGCGAGAGTAAATCGCTCTCAGCCATTGTGGCCTGGGTTTATATTTGTAATTTTGTCAAATATCAGGGCAATGCTACTAATACAATTTGCATTAATATTTTTAGGTCCTTTTGAAAAATCAGAGCCAACTTCTGCCAAATCACTGCACCACTCAACCCTTTGACACTCAAACCAGCCTCAACCGGCcagatttactctgtctaatgctgTCTAATGTCTCTCttaactctgtctaacgctagacagttttactcgtcaatgggttaaaataacACTGGAAAAATAATAAACTCTATTTGTAACTTATTTTTACTTGGAATAAGCAATTATTCCTTAACTGATCATGATTAATTAAGCTTGGTACAATTTCATAAAACAACAAAACGCACTCAAAAGTCAAATCTGCACTCACTGATGTTTCAT
The Montipora capricornis isolate CH-2021 chromosome 10, ASM3666992v2, whole genome shotgun sequence genome window above contains:
- the LOC138021666 gene encoding alpha-glucosidase-like, whose product is MEGETFRNFCAVIFSLSAATLISVVLLTVWKWIKGRVEREKQKQWWKEGVIYHIYPRSFQDSNGDGNGDLKGITNRLDYFEFLGIKILYLSPIFKSPMVDNGYDVSDFEDIDPMFGNLKDFDELLREVHAKGMKLILDFVPNHTSDQHSWFLESRSSKLSPYRNWYVWHDPAPGGGPPNNWVSVFGGSAWSYDVETEQYYLHQFCPEQPDLNLRNAEVRRALNGVLRFWLDRGVDGFRVDAVAHLIEDDKFRDEPTKPEYDPLHPNYEHLGHIYTKNLDDNHHIVQEWRGLVDAYKDSYRILIGEIFSEHPQDIMSYYGSMFKSEFDFPFNFVLFGLRNPISAREIFQKISDYLGSLPKGAWPNWVLGNHDVPRICSKVDQEYCCALNVLLLTLPGTAITYYGEEIGMTDAQVHFKSNKDFRDPQRSPMQWSDGKNAGFSSAVKTWLPVAENCTTINVEAQKADPASPLQLYKELMKLRSLKCFEGLSFKVVHVDTSVLAYIRWQNNSKYLVIINFGNKIWKGRLEGIEGSGIVKIDSEMKKTGNKVQFQYVFLNKAQALVVKVVH
- the LOC138021669 gene encoding protein-L-histidine N-pros-methyltransferase-like, whose translation is MFASQYVRSRTGRLLLERLAEEENRQKEIDETSWYKCTISDFPGWLQEKFVESALDDESQAFLENCHEKADAVFSQIGHLLFRGLFKYFFSVTTVNGILDRGSMFVFSSAQFQRLMCVDDTWKVNRLLDLGAGDGKVTSVIKQHFDEVYVTEQSPTMRWRLTNRGFKLLDESEWMNVGFKFDVVACLNLLDRCDKPLTLLNDVKHTLQPITGRLLVAVVLPFNPCVESGTKMVKPSEFIQVNGSTWEEQVESLVKDVFEPTGFTVEIFTRVPYLCEGDLYRDFYVLDDALFVLKAT